Proteins encoded within one genomic window of Novosphingobium sp. EMRT-2:
- a CDS encoding protein phosphatase 2C domain-containing protein produces the protein MLRIEIAATDHQGAVNEDIVGHCGDAAWVIDGATGIGASLLEEPSDAAWLAQTASRFLADVLRTHPAMPTVDVLRTVMAQCGEALLRQRVREPEGHHELPSAAFAMVRAVDGMAEITTLADCRVVAADADGAVRLWGSSALDAIEGRTLAALRGVLAEDPAITPDALKERLMPGLVANRRLMNREGGYWVLGTEPAAADHVWQARIPLRAGQRFAIASDGFLRLTELFGVAGPADFLAIRSADEWRRWIDALRALERAPGSLRRFARVKPHDDASLVVCRWEETD, from the coding sequence ATGCTCAGGATCGAGATAGCGGCCACCGATCACCAGGGCGCGGTCAATGAGGATATTGTGGGGCATTGCGGAGACGCCGCCTGGGTGATCGACGGCGCGACCGGAATTGGCGCCTCGCTGCTGGAAGAACCAAGTGACGCGGCATGGCTGGCGCAAACCGCGAGTCGGTTCCTTGCCGACGTCCTGCGCACGCATCCGGCGATGCCCACGGTCGATGTGCTGCGCACGGTCATGGCGCAGTGTGGCGAAGCCCTGCTGCGCCAGCGCGTGCGCGAACCGGAAGGGCATCACGAATTACCCTCCGCGGCGTTCGCCATGGTGCGGGCGGTGGATGGCATGGCGGAGATCACCACCCTGGCCGATTGCCGCGTGGTGGCGGCCGATGCGGATGGCGCGGTGCGGCTCTGGGGCAGCTCCGCGCTCGATGCGATCGAAGGCCGCACGCTGGCCGCGCTGCGCGGGGTTCTGGCGGAAGACCCCGCGATCACGCCGGATGCGCTCAAGGAGCGGCTGATGCCGGGCCTTGTCGCCAATCGCCGGCTGATGAACCGGGAAGGCGGATACTGGGTGCTCGGCACCGAACCGGCGGCGGCCGACCATGTCTGGCAGGCACGGATTCCGCTGCGTGCCGGCCAGCGCTTCGCCATCGCGAGCGACGGTTTTCTGCGCCTGACGGAGCTGTTCGGCGTGGCCGGCCCGGCCGATTTTCTGGCCATCCGCAGCGCCGACGAGTGGCGGCGCTGGATCGATGCGCTGCGGGCGCTGGAACGCGCGCCGGGCTCCTTGCGCCGCTTCGCGCGCGTCAAACCGCACGACGACGCGAGCCTTGTCGTCTGCCGCTGGGAGGAAACGGACTGA
- a CDS encoding anhydro-N-acetylmuramic acid kinase produces MLVMGYMSGTSLDGVDVALVETDGERIDGYGPCLLVPFSDDERAVVVRATHDALGWDGHGSVPSSFAEAGAVIDAGYLRAGRAAIEQAGRRPDLVGFHGQTLLHRPRRQLSVQVGDPQALADALEVPVVAQMRQDDLRAGGEGAPLVPAYHAALAARLRLSGPLAFLNLGGVANVTWIGGDGELVAFDTGPANGLIDLVVQQRGAGRYDDGGRLAAAGQVDARILADLLAHEHFRGTGPRSLDRYDFSLDCLTDLALEDAVATLTAFTVESVALAGRSLPEPPKSWIVCGGGCHNPVLMRGLRDRLGDCRAAGDLGLRSDFVEAEAMAFLAARSLRGLPLTYPGTTGVKAPQTGGTLWRPQAAPAVVV; encoded by the coding sequence ATGCTGGTCATGGGATACATGAGCGGGACCTCGCTCGATGGCGTCGATGTCGCGCTGGTGGAAACCGATGGCGAACGGATTGATGGGTACGGGCCATGCCTGCTGGTTCCGTTCTCCGACGACGAGCGCGCCGTGGTGGTGCGGGCGACGCACGATGCGCTGGGGTGGGATGGGCATGGCAGCGTGCCGTCCTCGTTCGCGGAGGCGGGCGCGGTGATCGACGCGGGCTATCTGCGCGCGGGCCGTGCGGCGATCGAACAGGCCGGGCGGAGGCCCGACCTTGTGGGCTTTCATGGGCAGACGCTGCTGCACCGGCCGCGCCGCCAGCTTTCGGTGCAGGTCGGCGATCCGCAGGCGCTGGCCGATGCCCTGGAGGTGCCCGTGGTCGCGCAGATGCGGCAGGACGATCTGCGCGCAGGCGGCGAAGGCGCGCCGCTGGTGCCGGCCTACCACGCCGCGCTGGCGGCGCGGCTGCGTCTCTCGGGGCCGCTGGCGTTCCTGAACCTTGGTGGCGTGGCCAACGTAACCTGGATCGGCGGGGATGGGGAACTGGTCGCCTTCGATACCGGTCCCGCCAATGGTCTTATCGATCTGGTCGTGCAGCAGCGCGGCGCGGGCCGTTATGACGACGGGGGCAGGCTGGCCGCGGCGGGGCAGGTCGATGCGCGGATTCTGGCCGATCTGTTGGCGCACGAACACTTCCGGGGCACAGGCCCCCGTTCGCTGGACCGCTACGATTTTTCGCTGGATTGCCTGACGGATCTGGCGCTGGAAGATGCGGTAGCGACGTTGACGGCGTTCACGGTGGAATCCGTCGCTCTGGCCGGTCGCAGCCTGCCCGAGCCGCCCAAATCCTGGATTGTTTGCGGTGGCGGTTGCCACAATCCCGTGCTGATGCGGGGGTTGCGCGATCGGCTCGGCGATTGCCGGGCGGCTGGCGATCTGGGACTGCGCAGCGATTTCGTCGAGGCCGAGGCCATGGCGTTCCTGGCGGCGCGCAGCCTGCGCGGATTGCCGCTGACCTATCCCGGTACGACCGGCGTGAAAGCGCCGCAAACCGGTGGAACGTTGTGGCGTCCGCAGGCCGCACCCGCTGTTGTGGTATGA
- a CDS encoding TonB-dependent receptor domain-containing protein, which yields MKGNPMVKSYRHAVATAALAVALVQGTGVAHAQSADAPSDAGAEAPAAEIVVTGTRIAVPGLTASSPVASTSEEKIKLQSALTIEDFSTKLPQLSGGVRQGSQGSDAFGAQVLELRNFGQSRSLVLIDGTRAAPFSFRNSVDVNAIPASLIKRVDVLTGGAAAVYGADAVAGVVNFILNDDFEGLRATSAARLATHGGAQYGGSLMLGAGLGDRGHIVIAADYTQRDGITASQRSWATTPNQTIPSIGGIFTDVASGRKFGFTDGGAFTTTPSATSNISGSYPLVSPLKRINVAALFKYEITPQVEIYGRAMYTNARTEETGTPGATPASVNRVVSINQNNPFLTDAIRNQLTFVNGVAQVNVSRSLAELGLITYHTERDTLQFQTGLRGPLTASTKWNIYAQYSRSTENSLITGDGLVTNAAGVNNFGAIVNTVNIFGPNQSALAGALGSSINGFNRKRDQFVTAATLSGTLEELFSLPAGPIGFAIGAEYRKENATIAQDSALLSGNTYRQGVQAAYKGSFDVAELYGEVLVPLLHDLPLIRKLNVGGAYRYSHYNLFGNHGTWKAEANWEVDANLRLRGTYQRVLRAPNFGEFAASTSSLPFNNLVTVDRLKPRYGGDPCVLGTGNAAQCARFGAPAVGSADSMSASYLTGNYYYGGNPNIKPETGYTKTLGAVLTPTFVPGLNVTVDWYELDLRGAVGVIQPIAAITSCYITNPSASNPLCGLVTRDPTTGYFKDAYVNNQNLGRLLQRGFDIAANYTVRPDWLPGKGMRLSYQGNIVTSYLIQVNATVAAVQCKGTFGATCSSDGTTLVQPDYRHTVGLGWMFDKGVIQFDWQRIGKVRSSTAGSKETLAAQDTFDLSASYEFTKAITLTAGIYNLFDKDPPRVSTGGVFNTFPDTYDIMGRTIGLSLTAHL from the coding sequence ATGAAGGGAAATCCCATGGTGAAATCCTATCGTCATGCCGTCGCCACGGCCGCTCTCGCCGTCGCGCTGGTGCAGGGGACGGGCGTTGCGCACGCGCAGTCCGCCGATGCGCCATCGGATGCCGGCGCCGAAGCGCCAGCAGCGGAGATCGTCGTTACCGGCACGCGCATCGCCGTGCCCGGCCTCACCGCGAGCAGCCCCGTCGCTTCGACCAGCGAGGAGAAGATCAAGCTCCAGTCGGCGCTGACGATCGAGGATTTCTCGACCAAGCTGCCGCAGCTTTCGGGTGGCGTCCGCCAGGGTTCGCAGGGTAGCGACGCGTTCGGTGCGCAGGTTCTCGAACTGCGCAACTTCGGCCAGAGCCGTTCGCTGGTGCTGATCGACGGCACCCGTGCCGCGCCGTTCAGTTTCCGCAACTCGGTGGACGTGAACGCGATTCCGGCCTCGCTGATCAAGCGGGTGGACGTGCTGACCGGTGGCGCCGCCGCCGTCTATGGCGCGGATGCCGTGGCCGGCGTGGTCAACTTCATCCTCAACGACGATTTCGAAGGCCTTCGCGCCACCTCGGCCGCGCGCCTCGCCACGCACGGCGGCGCGCAGTATGGCGGCTCGCTGATGTTGGGCGCCGGGCTGGGCGATCGTGGCCACATCGTGATCGCGGCGGACTATACCCAGCGGGACGGGATCACCGCCAGCCAGCGCAGCTGGGCGACCACGCCCAACCAGACGATCCCCAGCATCGGCGGCATCTTCACCGACGTGGCCAGCGGGCGCAAGTTCGGCTTCACCGATGGCGGCGCGTTCACGACCACGCCTTCGGCCACCTCGAACATCTCGGGCAGCTATCCGCTGGTGTCTCCGTTGAAGCGCATCAACGTGGCCGCGCTGTTCAAGTACGAGATCACGCCGCAGGTCGAAATCTACGGCCGCGCAATGTACACCAACGCCCGCACCGAAGAGACCGGCACGCCGGGCGCAACGCCGGCCTCGGTCAACCGCGTGGTCTCGATCAACCAGAACAACCCGTTCCTGACCGACGCGATCCGCAACCAGCTGACGTTCGTGAACGGCGTGGCGCAGGTGAACGTCTCGCGCTCGCTCGCCGAACTCGGCCTCATCACGTACCACACGGAACGTGACACGCTGCAGTTCCAGACCGGTCTGCGCGGCCCGCTGACGGCTTCGACCAAGTGGAACATCTATGCCCAGTACAGCCGCTCGACGGAGAATTCGCTGATTACCGGCGATGGCCTCGTCACCAACGCGGCGGGCGTGAACAACTTCGGCGCGATCGTGAACACCGTGAACATTTTCGGCCCGAACCAGAGCGCTCTCGCCGGCGCGCTGGGCAGCTCGATCAACGGCTTCAACCGCAAGCGCGACCAGTTCGTTACCGCCGCAACGCTGAGCGGAACGCTGGAGGAACTGTTCTCGCTGCCCGCCGGGCCGATCGGTTTCGCGATCGGCGCGGAATACCGCAAGGAGAACGCGACCATCGCGCAGGACAGCGCGCTGCTCAGCGGCAATACCTATCGCCAGGGCGTGCAGGCGGCCTACAAGGGTTCGTTCGACGTGGCCGAACTCTATGGCGAAGTGCTCGTGCCGCTGCTGCATGACCTGCCGCTGATCCGCAAGCTCAACGTCGGCGGCGCCTATCGCTATTCGCACTACAACCTGTTCGGCAACCACGGCACCTGGAAGGCGGAAGCCAATTGGGAAGTGGACGCCAACCTGCGTCTGCGTGGCACCTACCAGCGGGTTCTGCGCGCACCGAACTTCGGCGAGTTCGCGGCCAGCACCTCGTCGCTGCCGTTCAACAACCTCGTCACGGTCGATCGCCTCAAGCCCCGCTATGGCGGCGACCCCTGCGTGCTCGGCACCGGCAACGCCGCGCAGTGCGCGCGCTTTGGCGCCCCGGCGGTGGGTTCGGCGGATTCCATGTCCGCCAGCTACCTGACCGGCAACTACTATTACGGCGGCAATCCCAACATCAAGCCGGAGACCGGCTATACCAAGACGCTGGGCGCGGTGCTGACGCCCACCTTCGTGCCGGGCCTCAACGTCACCGTTGACTGGTACGAGCTGGACCTGCGCGGCGCTGTCGGCGTGATCCAGCCGATCGCCGCGATCACGAGCTGCTACATCACCAATCCCTCGGCCAGCAATCCGCTCTGCGGGCTGGTCACCCGCGATCCGACGACCGGCTATTTCAAGGACGCTTACGTCAACAACCAGAACCTTGGCCGCCTGTTGCAGCGCGGGTTCGACATCGCGGCGAACTACACCGTCCGTCCCGACTGGCTGCCCGGCAAGGGCATGCGCCTCAGCTATCAGGGCAACATCGTCACGTCCTATCTGATCCAGGTCAACGCCACGGTGGCGGCGGTGCAGTGCAAGGGCACCTTTGGCGCGACTTGTTCGAGCGATGGTACCACCCTGGTCCAGCCCGATTATCGCCACACGGTTGGCCTTGGCTGGATGTTCGACAAGGGCGTGATCCAGTTCGACTGGCAGCGCATCGGCAAGGTGCGGTCGAGCACGGCCGGTTCGAAGGAAACGCTGGCGGCGCAGGATACCTTCGACCTGTCGGCCTCGTATGAATTCACCAAGGCGATCACGCTGACGGCGGGTATCTACAACCTGTTCGACAAGGATCCGCCGCGGGTCTCGACCGGCGGCGTGTTCAACACGTTCCCCGATACCTACGACATCATGGGGCGCACGATCGGCCTTTCGCTGACCGCGCATCTCTGA
- a CDS encoding sodium:solute symporter: MTLPFSMADWLVIAGYLLLLVGGGWIFTPRKTASAHDYFLAGGNVPAWLAAISVLSATQSAATFLGGPDYGYHGDLTYLSGNIGGLLGAIFVAHVLIPRFYRIKATTAYELLTLRFSEKATRWAGGMFLVGRVFAGGARVYLAAIALAMVITGTVEAQGIMIAAALLVVASVLFTFVGGLKSVLWNDLIQFVVYLGSAIAVLVFLRLSIPASTAEIIHGLSHTPEGVDKLRLFDFSIDPSRPFSMLAILTGLTLLYIANSGMDQDTTQRLLACRDAKTGARSLYLSVLATVPVVGMFIVIGLLLYVFYDRPDLMGGATAVAGNEFGGEKISIFMHYILTQLPGGLRGLVTVGICAAAVATTNSALNAMSSVLVQDFYRPWRERRGAVAEHHYVQAGRAGMGVIGFAMFVMAVVSFYWQRYSDMGLLEFALQVMVFTYAGLLGVYFTALFTRRGTTGSVIASLLVGFCTVLLLQPAIARAIGLPAALLSLSFPFQLCIGTLVAFVVCAAVPGPGGPAVAEAA; the protein is encoded by the coding sequence ATGACGCTGCCTTTCTCGATGGCAGACTGGCTGGTGATCGCCGGCTACCTCCTGCTACTCGTCGGGGGAGGATGGATCTTCACGCCGCGCAAGACCGCGTCGGCGCACGATTATTTCCTGGCGGGCGGCAACGTGCCGGCCTGGCTCGCCGCGATTTCGGTGCTGTCCGCCACGCAGTCCGCCGCGACCTTCTTGGGCGGGCCGGACTATGGCTATCATGGCGATCTCACCTATCTCAGCGGCAACATCGGCGGTTTGCTGGGCGCGATCTTCGTCGCCCATGTGCTGATCCCGCGCTTCTACCGGATCAAGGCCACGACCGCCTATGAACTCCTGACCCTGCGTTTCAGCGAGAAGGCGACGCGCTGGGCCGGCGGCATGTTCCTGGTCGGCCGTGTCTTCGCCGGCGGCGCGCGTGTCTATCTCGCGGCCATCGCCCTCGCCATGGTGATTACCGGCACGGTCGAGGCGCAGGGGATCATGATCGCGGCCGCGCTGCTGGTGGTGGCAAGCGTGCTGTTCACCTTCGTCGGCGGGCTCAAGTCGGTGCTGTGGAACGACCTGATTCAGTTCGTCGTCTATCTGGGGTCCGCCATTGCGGTGCTGGTGTTCCTGCGCCTGTCGATCCCGGCATCGACGGCGGAGATCATCCACGGGCTGTCGCATACGCCCGAAGGCGTGGACAAGCTGCGGCTTTTCGATTTCTCGATCGATCCGTCGCGCCCGTTTTCAATGCTGGCGATCCTGACGGGCCTGACGCTGCTCTACATCGCCAATTCGGGCATGGATCAGGATACCACCCAGCGGCTTCTGGCCTGCCGGGACGCGAAGACCGGCGCGCGCAGCCTTTACCTTTCGGTGCTGGCGACGGTTCCCGTGGTGGGCATGTTCATTGTCATCGGGCTGTTGCTTTACGTCTTCTATGACCGGCCGGACCTGATGGGCGGGGCCACGGCGGTTGCCGGCAACGAGTTCGGCGGCGAGAAGATCAGCATTTTCATGCACTATATCCTGACCCAGCTTCCCGGCGGACTGCGCGGTCTGGTGACGGTGGGCATCTGCGCGGCGGCCGTCGCCACGACCAATTCCGCGCTCAACGCGATGTCGTCGGTGCTGGTGCAGGATTTCTATCGCCCGTGGCGCGAAAGGCGCGGGGCGGTGGCTGAACACCATTACGTGCAGGCGGGCCGCGCCGGCATGGGCGTCATCGGCTTCGCGATGTTCGTAATGGCGGTCGTCTCGTTCTACTGGCAGCGCTATTCGGACATGGGCCTGCTGGAATTCGCGCTGCAGGTCATGGTCTTCACGTACGCGGGTCTGCTCGGCGTCTATTTCACCGCGCTGTTCACGCGGCGGGGAACGACCGGATCGGTCATCGCGTCGCTGCTGGTGGGCTTTTGCACCGTGCTGCTGCTGCAACCCGCGATCGCGCGCGCGATCGGGCTGCCGGCCGCGCTGCTCAGCCTGTCGTTTCCCTTCCAGCTCTGCATTGGCACGCTGGTGGCCTTCGTGGTCTGTGCGGCGGTGCCGGGGCCGGGCGGGCCAGCGGTCGCCGAAGCAGCGTGA
- a CDS encoding N-acetylmuramic acid 6-phosphate etherase: protein MNTEALDPRYRDLDLWPTELAVEAMLEGQMAAIAALQTQTRAIARAAEAAAGRLGATGRLVFVGAGTSGRLAVQDGTELHPTFGWPMERMVFLMAGGLGALTEAYEGAEDDAKAGCAEIAEVGIGPADVVIGVAASGRTPYTVAAIEQARRLGALTIGVANNAGSVLAEKAEHAIVAVTGSEVVAGSTRMKAGTAQKAALNLLSTAIMIRRGLVFEGRMVAMRISNAKLLQRGRGMVQDIAGVDAETAAQALEAAGNEIRLGVIVALGVPVREGQALLDANGGDLRKVMRALERRD, encoded by the coding sequence ATGAATACCGAAGCTCTCGACCCGCGCTACCGTGATCTCGATCTCTGGCCAACGGAACTGGCGGTGGAGGCCATGCTCGAAGGCCAGATGGCGGCGATCGCGGCCCTCCAGACGCAGACCCGCGCCATTGCCCGCGCGGCGGAAGCGGCGGCCGGGCGCCTCGGCGCGACGGGGCGGCTGGTGTTCGTCGGCGCGGGCACGTCGGGGCGGCTTGCCGTGCAGGATGGCACGGAGCTGCACCCCACCTTCGGCTGGCCGATGGAGCGGATGGTGTTCCTGATGGCCGGGGGTCTCGGCGCGCTGACCGAAGCCTATGAAGGCGCGGAGGACGATGCGAAAGCGGGCTGCGCCGAAATTGCCGAGGTGGGCATCGGGCCGGCGGACGTGGTCATCGGCGTCGCCGCCAGCGGACGCACGCCCTACACCGTCGCGGCGATCGAGCAGGCCCGCCGGCTGGGCGCGCTGACCATCGGCGTCGCGAACAACGCCGGCTCGGTTCTTGCGGAAAAGGCCGAACACGCGATCGTGGCGGTGACCGGCAGCGAGGTTGTCGCCGGGTCCACCCGGATGAAAGCGGGCACCGCGCAAAAGGCGGCGCTCAACCTGCTTTCGACCGCGATCATGATCCGGCGCGGACTGGTCTTTGAAGGGCGCATGGTGGCCATGCGCATATCCAACGCGAAGCTCTTGCAACGGGGGCGCGGCATGGTTCAGGATATCGCCGGGGTGGACGCCGAAACCGCCGCGCAGGCGCTTGAGGCGGCCGGGAACGAGATCCGGCTTGGCGTGATCGTGGCGCTGGGCGTTCCGGTACGGGAAGGGCAGGCCCTTCTCGACGCCAACGGGGGTGACCTGCGCAAGGTCATGCGAGCGCTGGAAAGGCGAGATTGA
- a CDS encoding GntR family transcriptional regulator: MQDIAWTRSGEGTPLYLQLARSLREHISSGAIDPGSALPSERDLSEMAGLSRVTVRKGIEQLIDEGVLVRKQGSGTFVARRIETPGGKLSSFSDETRSRGENPGVVWINKGYAQPTEEEAAALEIAANARVARLGRVRLAGGEPLAIEHAVVPAEFIPDLEALGDSLYQALDRYGFRPTAGTQRVRASLATPTEAGILCVRQNSEVLRIERKTWVPSGRIVEFTRSVYRGDRYEFVSDLKDI; this comes from the coding sequence ATGCAAGACATTGCCTGGACACGCAGCGGGGAAGGAACACCGCTCTACCTGCAACTGGCCCGCAGCCTGCGCGAACATATCAGCAGCGGGGCCATCGATCCGGGCAGCGCGCTTCCGTCGGAGCGCGATCTCAGCGAAATGGCCGGTCTCTCGCGCGTCACCGTGCGCAAGGGGATCGAACAGCTGATCGACGAAGGCGTGCTGGTCCGCAAGCAGGGCTCGGGCACGTTCGTCGCCCGCCGCATCGAAACGCCGGGCGGCAAGCTCAGCAGTTTCAGCGATGAAACGCGGTCACGCGGCGAAAATCCGGGCGTGGTGTGGATTAACAAGGGCTATGCCCAGCCGACCGAGGAAGAGGCCGCCGCCCTCGAAATCGCCGCGAACGCGCGCGTCGCCCGGCTGGGGCGCGTCCGTCTGGCGGGAGGGGAACCGCTGGCGATCGAACATGCCGTGGTCCCGGCGGAGTTCATTCCCGATCTCGAAGCGCTGGGCGATTCCCTCTATCAGGCGCTCGACCGTTATGGCTTCCGGCCGACGGCCGGCACGCAGCGCGTGCGTGCATCCCTGGCGACGCCGACGGAAGCGGGCATTCTCTGCGTGCGGCAGAATTCAGAAGTCCTGCGGATCGAGCGCAAGACCTGGGTGCCCAGTGGCCGCATCGTGGAGTTCACGCGATCGGTCTATCGCGGCGACCGCTATGAATTCGTGAGCGATCTCAAGGACATCTGA
- a CDS encoding aromatic amino acid transaminase, translated as MHFMTLARQADDPILAMGAAFSADARTRKLDLGIGVYRDEYGRTPVMRAVKEAEDRLLRGQPTKSYLGVEGDREFLAALEPVVLGDERSDHALASIQTVGGTGALRLAADLLALEKPDRTVWFGAPSWSNHGALFAAAGLAVRTYRYLDPLSQQIDEVAFGEALEAAREGDVFVLHGCCHNPTGVDASAAQWRSIGRALARRNLLPLVDFAYHGLGQGLEADRAGLRILLEGVPSALVAYSCSKNFALYRERAGALFVVGQRPGVELAASNLTALARANYSMPPDHGAAVVRTILHSDELSAMWSAELDAMRGRVRRLRALLAGEGRIGPVDLGRLATQHGFFSSLELAPADVARLREDHGVYVVPSGRINIAGLREEQVRPFAAALRAVLA; from the coding sequence ATGCACTTCATGACCCTGGCACGGCAGGCCGACGATCCGATTCTGGCGATGGGCGCCGCCTTCTCGGCCGATGCCCGCACCCGGAAGCTCGATCTGGGGATCGGCGTCTATCGGGACGAATACGGGCGAACTCCCGTCATGCGGGCGGTGAAGGAAGCCGAAGACCGGCTGCTGCGCGGCCAGCCGACCAAAAGCTACCTTGGTGTCGAAGGGGATCGCGAATTTCTGGCGGCTCTGGAGCCGGTGGTGCTGGGCGATGAACGGTCGGATCATGCCCTGGCCTCGATCCAGACTGTCGGTGGAACCGGCGCCTTGCGGCTCGCGGCCGATCTGCTCGCGCTGGAGAAGCCGGATCGGACCGTGTGGTTCGGCGCGCCGAGCTGGTCCAACCACGGCGCGCTGTTTGCCGCCGCCGGTCTGGCCGTCCGAACGTACCGGTATCTCGATCCACTCTCGCAACAGATCGATGAAGTGGCGTTCGGGGAAGCCTTAGAAGCGGCGCGCGAGGGCGATGTCTTCGTACTGCACGGCTGCTGCCACAACCCGACGGGCGTCGACGCCAGCGCAGCGCAATGGCGGTCGATCGGCAGGGCGCTGGCGCGGCGCAATCTCCTGCCGCTGGTGGACTTCGCCTACCATGGGCTGGGCCAGGGCCTGGAGGCCGACCGGGCGGGATTGCGCATCCTGCTGGAGGGCGTGCCGAGCGCGCTGGTTGCCTATTCCTGCTCCAAGAATTTCGCGCTCTATCGCGAACGGGCGGGCGCGCTTTTCGTGGTTGGCCAGCGCCCCGGAGTCGAACTCGCCGCATCCAATCTTACCGCGCTGGCCCGCGCCAACTATTCGATGCCGCCGGATCACGGCGCGGCGGTGGTGCGCACGATCCTGCATTCGGACGAGCTGTCCGCGATGTGGAGCGCCGAACTGGATGCCATGCGCGGACGCGTGCGGCGATTGCGCGCCTTGCTTGCGGGGGAAGGACGGATCGGCCCGGTCGATCTGGGCCGGTTGGCGACGCAGCATGGCTTTTTCTCCTCGCTGGAGCTTGCCCCCGCCGATGTCGCGCGGTTGCGCGAGGATCATGGCGTTTATGTCGTGCCGTCCGGGCGGATCAACATTGCGGGTCTGCGCGAAGAGCAGGTTCGGCCGTTCGCGGCCGCCCTGCGCGCGGTGCTGGCATGA
- a CDS encoding ketopantoate reductase family protein — protein MKFVVVGAGAIGCAIAARLAHGGQDVTLVVRDATRAALIERDGLTCEEAGETITGHPAVSDRVPDAPADVLVLAVKAADLPGVAAALPAAIGRDTLIMPLVNGIPWWFRLGRTDGAEPLRAVDPDGTLTRRFAPEQIVGSVVYTTAMMQAPAHVTVTQQQSLVIGAIGSDSRNKVAALARVLAACGIDVTVSDRIVDAVWAKAALNLATNPLSVVAQAGLGDLCSDARLVPIVSNILDETWRVAARYNACPPMTRDEMLGRGRLAGAFRTSMLEDYLKGRPLELSSIADAVFEMAGEIGMDLPVSRAIVDMARFRAGARFVEKHP, from the coding sequence ATGAAGTTCGTGGTGGTCGGCGCCGGGGCGATCGGCTGCGCGATCGCGGCCCGGCTCGCCCACGGCGGGCAGGATGTGACGCTCGTCGTGCGCGATGCGACAAGAGCCGCGCTGATCGAGCGGGATGGCCTGACCTGCGAGGAAGCGGGCGAGACGATTACCGGTCATCCGGCGGTCAGCGACCGGGTTCCCGATGCGCCGGCCGATGTGCTGGTGCTGGCGGTGAAGGCAGCCGACCTGCCGGGCGTGGCGGCGGCGCTGCCCGCCGCGATCGGAAGGGACACGCTGATCATGCCGCTGGTCAACGGAATCCCGTGGTGGTTCCGTCTGGGGCGGACGGATGGGGCGGAGCCTTTGCGTGCGGTCGATCCCGATGGCACGCTGACGCGGCGGTTCGCGCCGGAGCAGATCGTGGGCAGCGTGGTCTATACGACGGCGATGATGCAGGCGCCCGCGCACGTCACGGTTACCCAGCAACAAAGCCTGGTGATTGGTGCGATCGGCAGCGATAGCCGGAACAAGGTTGCGGCCCTTGCGCGGGTGCTGGCGGCGTGCGGCATCGACGTGACGGTCAGCGACCGCATCGTCGATGCGGTCTGGGCCAAGGCCGCGCTCAACCTGGCGACGAACCCGCTGTCGGTGGTGGCGCAGGCCGGGCTGGGTGATCTGTGCTCCGATGCGCGGCTGGTCCCGATCGTATCGAACATCCTTGACGAAACCTGGCGCGTCGCCGCGCGCTACAACGCCTGCCCGCCGATGACGCGCGACGAGATGTTGGGGCGCGGGCGGCTGGCCGGGGCGTTCCGCACGTCGATGCTGGAGGATTATCTGAAAGGCCGACCGCTGGAACTGTCCTCGATCGCCGATGCCGTGTTCGAGATGGCGGGCGAGATCGGCATGGACCTGCCCGTCAGCCGGGCGATTGTCGACATGGCGCGGTTCCGCGCCGGCGCCCGTTTTGTGGAGAAGCATCCATGA
- a CDS encoding class II aldolase/adducin family protein, with product MTTTVRADEAALRRELTDFYHLVAWFGWDEIIFNHISLRVPGEVHGYLVNPFGLAYEEITPESLVKVDTDGNLLEDNGYKANPAGFALHGVIHANRPDVNCVAHAHTLAVSAVVNKAQGFSHDTFYGAQLTGRIGYHDFEGITLYPEEKGRMLESLGQHDVLALRNHGVAVCGPDIASTFMLLWTVERAAQIQLLAQSMQDEQIPLAPIIREKCAADARRITGGSNGAARMVFDAAVRRMRRAQG from the coding sequence ATGACCACGACCGTCCGGGCGGACGAAGCGGCGCTGCGCCGCGAACTCACCGATTTCTATCATCTCGTCGCCTGGTTCGGCTGGGACGAGATCATCTTCAACCATATCTCGCTGCGCGTGCCGGGCGAGGTCCACGGCTATCTCGTCAATCCCTTCGGGCTTGCCTACGAAGAGATCACCCCGGAAAGCCTCGTCAAGGTTGATACCGACGGCAACCTGCTGGAAGACAACGGCTACAAGGCCAATCCGGCGGGTTTCGCCCTGCACGGCGTGATTCACGCGAACCGGCCCGACGTGAACTGCGTGGCCCATGCGCACACGCTGGCGGTTTCCGCCGTGGTCAACAAGGCGCAAGGCTTCAGCCACGACACCTTCTACGGCGCGCAACTGACCGGTCGCATCGGCTACCACGATTTCGAGGGCATCACGCTCTATCCGGAAGAGAAGGGGCGGATGCTGGAATCGCTGGGGCAGCACGATGTGCTGGCGCTGCGCAACCACGGCGTCGCGGTCTGCGGGCCGGACATCGCGTCCACGTTCATGCTGCTGTGGACGGTTGAGCGGGCCGCGCAAATCCAGTTGCTCGCGCAATCGATGCAGGACGAGCAGATTCCGCTGGCACCGATCATTCGCGAAAAGTGCGCGGCCGATGCGCGCCGCATCACCGGCGGGTCGAATGGTGCGGCGCGCATGGTATTCGACGCGGCGGTGCGGCGAATGCGCCGCGCGCAAGGCTAG